The genomic segment CGACTGGACACCGATCTGGCTGCGCGAGGTGGAGATTCGTGGGTCGATGGCCTATGCCGATGACGTGCTCGACGGAGTCCGGGACTCCAGTATCGCGCATGCCGTCCGCCTGATGGCGGAGAGACGAGTCGACCTGGGCTGGCTCGTCACGCATCGGTTCGCGCTCACCGAGTATCGGAAAGCTCTCGAGACCGTAACGGCAAAAGGGAGCAGCGGGGTCATCAAGGCGGTCTTCGCGTTCGTCGGCTGAGCTCTGGGAAAGACAGAGCCGCCCGAAGCACTCGGGCGGCCCGATCGATCTTCGCCTGAACGGGACTCAGGTCATCGGGACTTGCGGGATCAGCTTGCCGTCGATCCGGTCGAGAATTTCGTCCATGCTGCGTCCGGTGATAGTGACGCCGTGATTCTTGAGCCCGATCACCGCTCGGGTCGGATCCGGTTCCTGCGCGAGCAGGTTGGAGACAGCCAGGGCGAGTTCGAGCGTGCCGCAGGGATAGTTGATCTCGGTCGACCGGATCCCGTCCATCCAGGCATGGACGTGGACGATCGCACCGATCTCGGGATGCTGCTGGTAGATCATCCAGTGCTCGATGGCATCGACCGAGACCCGGCGCGGCTCCACGTTGGGAGGCACGCTCAGGATGATGGCCGGGATCGAGGGATCGAACCCGCTGACCATGAGGATGTCGCGACCGATCACCTCGAGTTGGGCCTTGTTGACACCGCTCGCGCTCATCCAGAAGCGGTGACGATCCTTGCGTGCGCTCAGGTTCCCGTAGCTCAGGCCACCGAGCCCGTAGAGGCGCTTGACGTGCCGCAAGTCCTCCTCGCTCAAGAGTTCGTGGACCGGGAACGGCGCGGGCAGGAGGTTCATCGCTTCCAGTCGCTTGCCGGCGCGGGAAATCTGCTGCGTGATCTCGTCACCGTTCCAGAGCTCCGGTTCGAGATCGGTGCGGAACACGTTGTTGATGACCAGATGCGACGATGCGAGCGGATGGAGGCGGTCGTAGATCGCGGCGAAGAAGCGTTCGTCCTCGCCCTCATGGTACGGGATGCCGTAGTGCCCGCGCTCGAGGGTGACGAAATGGGCTTCTGGCCCCGACTCGCCTGGAATGAGGATCAAGACCAGATTCGCCAGCGCGTAGAGCAAGTACGGGTAGCACGCGGTGAGGATGTCCGGTGGCCGTTCGGGCAGCTCGGTG from the Thermomicrobium sp. 4228-Ro genome contains:
- a CDS encoding class II aldolase/adducin family protein, translating into MTTEQRSINQVEALAETLRILAEEPETGTFTVYGDPPSPRLRWFIDGLRGELQRRGHEFHPQPIADIRLVLSVFPHDKPHRYRRKAQATFVVGITELPERPPDILTACYPYLLYALANLVLILIPGESGPEAHFVTLERGHYGIPYHEGEDERFFAAIYDRLHPLASSHLVINNVFRTDLEPELWNGDEITQQISRAGKRLEAMNLLPAPFPVHELLSEEDLRHVKRLYGLGGLSYGNLSARKDRHRFWMSASGVNKAQLEVIGRDILMVSGFDPSIPAIILSVPPNVEPRRVSVDAIEHWMIYQQHPEIGAIVHVHAWMDGIRSTEINYPCGTLELALAVSNLLAQEPDPTRAVIGLKNHGVTITGRSMDEILDRIDGKLIPQVPMT